From the genome of Drosophila melanogaster chromosome 2L, one region includes:
- the CG45075 gene encoding uncharacterized protein has protein sequence MTDFSMNDILRSFRKMRMNKGSGQGGQHHQYRNHQHQQQPPQNMQHYQHTYPVQQSKDLKKIIKIIKKNLIKEKITRQMKILV, from the coding sequence ATGACCGACTTTTCAATGAACGATATTTTGAGATCATTCAGAAAAATGCGTATGAACAAGGGCTCGGGCCAGGGCGGTCAGCACCACCAATACCGCAATCAtcagcaccaacagcagccTCCGCAAAATATGCAACACTACCAACACACCTATCCCGTGCAACAGTCGAAGGACTTGAAGAAAATCATCAAAATCATCAAGAAGAACCTGATCAAGGAGAAAATCACGCGTCAAATGAAAATCCTTGTCTAA